In a single window of the Harpia harpyja isolate bHarHar1 chromosome 3, bHarHar1 primary haplotype, whole genome shotgun sequence genome:
- the PRIMA1 gene encoding proline-rich membrane anchor 1 isoform X4: MGLKNHCSSSGGGQRGDAIPGLRCHAALPASPAPAAPPAAPGASSPAPGSKLFPPPAPPAGVGGSPGLSGERRPGGGRRSIPGRGSRRGGRGERGAGRAGVEARLPAGGAGTCRALGFPDHPFPSPPAHLPASLPPRLPSSLPPSPPELKLGQSRSGDGCEPTPLLPARSAPSPGRPESAPPPASPGGMLLRELLGLLRCCWPSLLLHCALHPLWGSVQVTQGEPQKSCSKPVAEKVTESCQQICQCRPPPPLPPPPPPPPPPRLLVVPITSS, from the exons ATGGGCTTGAAAAatcactgcagcagcagcggcggcgggcagcggggagaTGCAATCCCCGGGCTGCGCTGCCACGCCGCTCTCCCCGCCTCTCCGGCTCCGGCAGCGCCCCCGGCAGCGCCCGGCGCCTCTTCCCCCGCGCCCGGCTCCAAACTTTTtccgccgcccgctccccccgccgggGTGGGAGGGAGCCCTGGGCTCAGCGGTGAGCGCcggccggggggcggccggcggagcATCCCGGGGAGGGGaagccggcggggcgggcggggagagaggggggcgggcagggcgggggtGGAGGCACGTCTCCCTGCTGGGGGAGCCGGGACTTGCAGGGCGCTGGGTTTTCCCGACcaccctttcccctccccacccgcccatctccctgcctccctccccccccgccttccctcttccctccctccctcccctccagaaTTAAAGTTGGGACAGTCGCGCTCCGGGGATGGGTGCGAGCCAACGCCTCTGCTGCCGGCTcgctctgctccctccccaggtCGCCCGGAGtccgcgcccccgcccgccaGCCCAGGAGGGATGCTGCTccgggagctgctggggctgctccgCTGCTGCTggccctccctgctgctgcactgtGCCCTCCACCCGCTCTGGGGCTCCGTCCAG GTCACTCAGGGTGAGCCCCAGAAGTCATGCTCCAAGCCTGTAGCAGAGAAAGTCACAGAGAGCTGCCAGCAAATTTGCCAGTGCAGGCCACCTCCACCGTTGCCACcgcctcctccacctccaccacCCCCGAGGTTGCTAGTGGTGCCGA
- the PRIMA1 gene encoding proline-rich membrane anchor 1 isoform X3 — protein MGLKNHCSSSGGGQRGDAIPGLRCHAALPASPAPAAPPAAPGASSPAPGSKLFPPPAPPAGVGGSPGLSGERRPGGGRRSIPGRGSRRGGRGERGAGRAGVEARLPAGGAGTCRALGFPDHPFPSPPAHLPASLPPRLPSSLPPSPPELKLGQSRSGDGCEPTPLLPARSAPSPGRPESAPPPASPGGMLLRELLGLLRCCWPSLLLHCALHPLWGSVQVTQGEPQKSCSKPVAEKVTESCQQICQCRPPPPLPPPPPPPPPPRLLVVPSFSMT, from the exons ATGGGCTTGAAAAatcactgcagcagcagcggcggcgggcagcggggagaTGCAATCCCCGGGCTGCGCTGCCACGCCGCTCTCCCCGCCTCTCCGGCTCCGGCAGCGCCCCCGGCAGCGCCCGGCGCCTCTTCCCCCGCGCCCGGCTCCAAACTTTTtccgccgcccgctccccccgccgggGTGGGAGGGAGCCCTGGGCTCAGCGGTGAGCGCcggccggggggcggccggcggagcATCCCGGGGAGGGGaagccggcggggcgggcggggagagaggggggcgggcagggcgggggtGGAGGCACGTCTCCCTGCTGGGGGAGCCGGGACTTGCAGGGCGCTGGGTTTTCCCGACcaccctttcccctccccacccgcccatctccctgcctccctccccccccgccttccctcttccctccctccctcccctccagaaTTAAAGTTGGGACAGTCGCGCTCCGGGGATGGGTGCGAGCCAACGCCTCTGCTGCCGGCTcgctctgctccctccccaggtCGCCCGGAGtccgcgcccccgcccgccaGCCCAGGAGGGATGCTGCTccgggagctgctggggctgctccgCTGCTGCTggccctccctgctgctgcactgtGCCCTCCACCCGCTCTGGGGCTCCGTCCAG GTCACTCAGGGTGAGCCCCAGAAGTCATGCTCCAAGCCTGTAGCAGAGAAAGTCACAGAGAGCTGCCAGCAAATTTGCCAGTGCAGGCCACCTCCACCGTTGCCACcgcctcctccacctccaccacCCCCGAGGTTGCTAGTGGTGCCGA